In the Apteryx mantelli isolate bAptMan1 chromosome 1, bAptMan1.hap1, whole genome shotgun sequence genome, one interval contains:
- the LOC106495502 gene encoding stromelysin-1-like, with protein MKMESLPFLLLLCTALSCAFPADPRQKKEEGMQLIQKYLENYYSFKKDGEAPFIWKTNSPITKKIKEMQQFLGLEVTGKLNSNTLDLIQKPRCGFPDIAGFSTFAGEPKWAKQVLTYRILNYTPDLHPADVDAAIKKAFNVWSSVTPLKFVKEDRNHADIMISFAARGHNDFFPFDGPGGSIAHAYAPGKDFGGDAHFDEDETWTKSTEGTNLFYVALHEFGHSLGLFHSKDPEALMYPIYRKFDPSVFPLHQDDINGIQHLYGHSPNTYNDQRESAEIKEPAEPKEPALPDTCSPDLTFDAVTTFRGEIIFFKDKHFWRKHPSVRAVDFNLISSFWPRLPSGVDAAYEVPEKDETVLFKGNEFWVVRGDTILPGYPQKIYVLGFSKDVTKIDAAFYNGNKGKIYYFIADKFWSYNKRSQSMDRKPRQIRDAFPGINGKIDAVFQHKNFFYFFHGRKQFEFDPGKKRVTRLLKTNFWFPC; from the exons atgaaaatggagaGCCTCCCATTTCTCCTGTTACTGTGCACAGCACTTTCTTGTGCTTTTCCTGCAGATCCaagacagaagaaagaagaaggtATGCAGCTTATCCAG aaGTACCTGGAAAATTACTACAGCTTTAAGAAAGATGGGGAAGCTCCTTTCATTTGGAAAACTAATAGTCCAATaaccaaaaaaattaaagaaatgcagCAATTTTTGGGGCTAGAGGTGACTGGAAAATTGAATTCTAACACTCTGGACCTGATACAGAAACCACGCTGTGGATTCCCTGACATAGCTGGGTTCTCCACCTTTGCAGGAGAGCCAAAATGGGCAAAACAAGTTCTGACATATAG GATATTAAACTATACTCCAGACCTACATCCAGCAGATGTGGATGCAGCCATCAAGAAAGCATTTAACGTTTGGAGCAGTGTAACTCCATTGAAGTTCGTCAAGGAAGACAGAAATCATGCAGATATAATGATCTCCTTTGCAGCCAGAG GTCACAATGATTTCTTCCCCTTTGATGGCCCAGGAGGGTCCATCGCTCATGCCTATGCACCTGGCAAGGACTTTGGTGGAGATGCTCACTTTGATGAGGACGAAACCTGGACCAAAAGCACAGAGG GCACCAATTTGTTCTATGTCGCTCTCCATGAGTTTGGCCATTCACTGGGACTTTTCCATTCCAAAGACCCTGAAGCTCTGATGTACCCAATATATAGGAAATTTGACCCCTCAGTGTTCCCACTGCATCAGGATGATATTAACGGCATTCAGCACCTCTATG GACATTCTCCTAACACCTACAATGACCAAAGAGAATCTGCTGAGATAAAAGAACCAGCTGAGCCCAAAGAACCTGCACTGCCAGACACCTGCAGTCCTGATTTAACTTTTGATGCTGTTACCACTTTCCGTGGAGAAATAATATTCTTTAAAGACAA GCATTTTTGGCGCAAGCATCCTTCAGTCAGAGCAGTTGACTTTAACTTAATTTCTTCATTCTGGCCACGGCTGCCATCTGGTGTTGATGCTGCATATGAAGTTCCTGAAAAAGATGAAACTGTCCTTTTTAAAG GGAATGAATTCTGGGTTGTGAGAGGAGATACCATACTTCCTGGATACCCTCAAAAAATCTATGTCTTGGGCTTTTCAAAGGATGTTACCAAAATCGATGCTGCTTTCTATAATGGAAACAAGGGGAAAATATATTACTTCATAGCGGACAAGTTTTGGAG TTATAATAAAAGAAGTCAGTCCATGGACAGGAAGCCCAGACAGATAAGAGATGCATTTCCAGGAATTAATGGGAAGATCGACGCAGTTTTTCAACATAAAA atttcttctatttcttccatGGAAGAAAGCAGTTTGAGTTTGACCCTGGTAAGAAGAGAGTTACACGCCTCCTAAAGACGAACTTCTGGTTTCCTTGTTAA